Below is a genomic region from Miscanthus floridulus cultivar M001 chromosome 1, ASM1932011v1, whole genome shotgun sequence.
CAACCTAGGCGCATCCTTTTCCTGATCTTGAGGAATGgatggtttggaaaataaataaaCTAGAAAGATACCCTGCGCGTTGCTGCAGGACTTTCTTAGAAATATTGCATGTGTGAGTTAAACCTGCATGTTGTCACATACATTCTTATCAAATTGGACAGGGCAATGGATGAATTCAATAAACAAACTAGCAGAACTAGACCGAATTATAAGACGATGAAATGGCAAAACAAACAACAATATATAGATGCTTTCTATATTTCTTAAGCTTCATGGAGATTAGATAGCTTGTATTAAGAGGTTGCAGGTTAGTGGGATGATATAACTATTAGTGGGAGATGATGTGGATAGCTTACATGTTGAGATAGAACTTGTAGTGGagattagctttataagagatatatagATATGCAAATTTCTAGAGACAAATGTCTTATTTGCTTCTGGTCTTATCTGCTCCATATTATTTTATACCAATTGATTTAGTATCATTTATTTTTATCACTTCAACATGGTCTAATTCACATATGAAATAGTAGTACTTCCTCcgctccaaattataagatatattatttttattatatatttagaTACAATGTGTATCTAGATgtataataaaaactatgtatttagaagaaaaaaaagttAAATGTCTTATAAATTGTAACTAAAGGGAGTACTATTAACGCGCTGGCAGCAGCACATTCGATCATCGCGGGGGGAGGAAAAGGGGAAAAGGCACTCCAAAACGCCGCCCACCCCGGTGACCGATGATGCATGTGGCCTACTTTGTGGCGTGGTCCATAGCAGTCCACTACCAGTCTACCACACCCAGCCGAGCAGCCCATATATAGCAACATGTCAACTTTGCTCCGGCATCCACATCCCTGCAAGTGATCATTTCCTCCCTCGGCCGGGGCGGGGCTCATCCATGCACGGGGACGGGATGGATGTCTTCTTCCTCTAACCGGCCTCTTGCCAGAGAATCATATCGGCGTCCATGCATATATGTGATCCGTCTCCCAGGGCCGGTGATGTTTACAGGAGAGGAGGAATTCTAGCCTGCCTCTTCCTCTGATCGTTGTCACGCCCACTGCAAGATTCTCCGTCCAACCGCCAGAACCAAAAGCCCTTTTAAAGCTAGGGAGCTCCCAGCTCCCGAGTTTCCCCAAACACTTCATTCAGCCTTCAGCGATGGAGGCCTCGGCAGCGGTCGAGTCGTCGGCTACCGTGTCCGTCTTCGAGGTATCCAACAAGCGGCCAGACACGGCGAAGCTTGTGCTCAACAGCCCCAGCCCGCCGAGCCTGCGCGAGGAGCTCGTCGGCGTGGTCGGCAAGGCGTTCCGGCCACGCGCCCCCGGCGGTGGCCGGGCGCCGTGCTGCCCGTGGATCCTCACGGCGCTGCAGTGCGTGTTCCCGGTGCTGCAGTGGGGGAGGACCTACACCCTCAAGTCCTTCAGGAGTGACGTCATGGCCGGCCTTACTCTTGCCAGCCTTGGCATCCCTCAGGTAGGCGGCTCTGCCGGTCATGCCACACGTTTGCTTGCTCAATTCACGCGTCAGTTTTAGCTCTGCTTCCTCTCAAAAACTTTACACACGTCTTTACTTGTTGAGTAGTGATCTCAGCAAGAAATAAAATCCAAGCTACTTGAATTCAGGACGTCTTGAGGTGACAACTGACAAGTGTTTCTTTCACTAAATCTGTAAAGCAATGAATCCTGACGAGACAACATCAGTTACTAACTTAGGTCCTGATTAGAttgcaaaaattttcaccccgaagtgtcacatcgaatcttacggcatatgcatggagtactaaatgtagacgaaaaaaaaactaattgcacagttaggtgagaaatcgcgagacgaaactttcgaacctaattagtctataattagatactaattaccaaatacaaacgaaagtgctacaatgacCAAACAATAGCCAAACccaaaaaattttaggaactaaacgcgcccttactaTTGTCGGGAGCCATCATATACTTCAAGGATCATATGTAGATTTTTCCTCGAAATTTTCTGATGTGACATGTGAGTGTAGAGTTTTTTCTCGTCCTTATCTGACATGTGACTCCTTTGGATCTCGGATCTGATATTGTAGAGCATTGGATACGCCAATCTAGCCAAACTGGACCCTCAGTACGGTCTTTGTAAGTACCAATCACAAGCCTCCTCTCCATGATTGATTGTTCAGAACAATTTAGCTTGCGCCAAAGCACACGCCATGTTTCTTTCTCTAGATCACTCATTCCCTTTTTTCTTCTGAAAGACACAAGTGTCGTGCCACCGCTGATCTACGCTGTCATGGGGACATCGAGGGAGATCGGCATCGGCCCAGTCGCCGTCGTCTCGCTGCTGCTGTCGTCGATGATCCAGAAGGTCGTCGACCCGGCCGCCGACCCGGCGACCTACAGGTCGCTCGTCTTCACGGTGACTCTCCTCGCCGGGGTCTTCCAGGTCTCCTTCGGCCTCTTCAGGTACGGTCTGCCGCTTAGCAAGCACTCGTCTTTTTTAATTACACAAGTACGTGCAAAACAACATGCTCTGCTCCCACACGTCGAGACGTCTGGTCTTACGACTCTTACTTGTGTGACTGTGTCGGTTCGTCACATCCCAGGCTGGGGTTTCTCGTGGATTTCCTGTCGCACGCTGCCATCGTGGGGTTCATGGGCGGGGCGGCCATCGTGATCGGGCTGCAGCAGCTCAAGGGGCTGCTTGGACTCAGCCATTTCACCAACAGCACCGATGTTGTTTCTGTAGTCAAGGCGGTCTGCTCTGCGCTACATGACCCGGTGAGTCCGGATCGAACCATGAGCTGAGCTGGATGTTTGATTACCGAACCGAGCACACTGTAGATATCGAGCCGTGGGACGACAGAGCAAAAGTGACTCCTACTTTCAGTTCGCACCATGGACAATAAAAACGAAGCACAGCTCCTAAGTCACTTGCACATGCAGCTAAAGCAAGAAAAGTATATATGAAGTAGTACTTTTTAATTGTTTCATGGTTCCCATTAACCGATGCTTGCACTAGGAGGACCGAACCATCTCAAAAATCGATTTTCAACTGACCTGTGTCAGTCTGGATTCTATGTTAGGACTGGAGCTGCGCTTAGAGAAAGTATAACAATGCTTACTCAGCCGGCTAAATAGAGCCATGTTAGAAAAATAAAGTGATTTGGCaaagagagaaaagaagaaagcaaaCAGCCGGCGCTTGACTCCCAGCCCGGCTGAATCCACCATGCAGCTTGCTCCCAGCCATTCTCGTTCCAGCTGCTGTGATACGTCCACGCATACATAAGTATTAAATACTTACAGTCACTGTTGCAGCCGATCTATAATATGAGTTAGCTAAATAATCAGCTGTATATGATGTGACAGCATGTTGCACCCTTCATCTGGCTAAATTATTAGCCTTACTCTTAGTCACGGTCATTGCTGGGAACAATAGTACTCCTACTAGTTTTAACTTTTCAACCTCGCACTACGGTACAGGAACCTTTTTGGGGGGATGAAGGACATGGCCACTTGCCTGCACACTGTTTAGTGTTGGATTATGGAATCCACCCACCTTCATGTCAAACTGTCAACACCGCCATCTTGTGCTTGATGTCCGCTTCTCGCGTGGCTCATGTTCTCCGTATCATGTCCGCTTCTCATATGTGGCTCCTGTTCTCTGTGCTGTGCATGTCATCCAACTGCAGTGGCACCCGGGCAACTTCCTCATCGGATGCTCCTTCCTTATATTCATCCTCACCACACCGCTTCATCGTAAGAGATTCAATTCAGCCACTCCTCTTTTTTACTGGCTCATGATATATATAAAATCAGACGGTAACTTACTAAACCCAACGATGAAAACTCAATTAATGGCAGGGGAGGAGGTACAAGAAGTTGTTCTGGCTGTCAGCGATTTCACCTCTGCTGTCGGTCATCCTGTCCACCGCTGCAGTCTACGCAACAAGGGCCGACAAGCACGGCGTCAAGATCATACAGAGGTTCATGCAGGCTAAACCCAAGCTCAGCCAAGCAGATACANNNNNNNNNNNNNNNNNNNNNNNNNNNNNNNNNNNNNNNNNNNNNNNNNNNNNNNNNNNNNNNNNNNNNNNNNNNNNNNNNNNNNNNNNNNNNNNNNNNNactcttagcatatatgtagggggagtaattactaccatttggaattcatgaaacttgtccatatcctttacacattgTAAATATGCTTgagcaagcaacatagattcaattaaatttcaactcatatctttgagaaagggttgtcatcaattaccaaaaatggggagattgaaagctctagtttgtattttggttaattgatgaaccctaagtgctaactagtttatcaaagtgattatgagataggtagcactactccaagtgatgaagcaatggcgaagatcatgacgatggtgatggcatggtgatgatcaatgcttgaacttagaaaagaagaaagagaaaaacaaaaggcccaaggcaaaggtataaatagtaggagccattttattttcatgatcaagacacttagcgagtgtaatcacatttaagatcgatagccatactattaagaggggtgaaactcgtatcgaaatgcggttatcaaagtgccactagatgctctaactcattgcatatgtatttaggatctagtggagtgctaacacccttaaaaatgtttgtgaaaatatgctaacacatgtgcacaaggtgatacacttggtggttggcatatttgagcaagggttagaaacttcaccggcgctctttacagaaaagacgaaggtcattgaaagtgaccggacactggtctcggttggaccagcgtgtctggtcagtggcagcagagggcacgTGCTTCGGTCTTCGACTAGATGCTAtcgctaaaagtgaccggacgtggggtgggtgcgtccggtcagtgctgacgtacgctgacatggGGCGTACAGAAGAGAcattgagcgaccggacgctgggtgagtccggtcgggcatgaccggatgtTTCTAGTCATGATAATTCGTGTTTGGaatcttactggaaatgaccggacgctgaggtccagcgtctggtcattttctAACTAACGCGTTCAGTCATTTTCTAActaacacgtccggtcatcaatTGACCGTTGCAattgggcgatcggcgtttgaagccgatgacacgtggcgcacatcacatgactggacgctgaggtccagcgttcggtcaatatgaccggagcgtccggtcagcccgtgttcagtgcagtgaggagcccaacggctctatctcgtgggggcttctatttaagccctatggctagctcaagctcactctcttagccatttgcattgatatagcaaccttgtgagcttagccaaagccctcccactcatctccatcattgattcatcatctttgtgagattgagagataatccatgtgcattgcttgagtgattgcatctagagacacttggcaTTTGTGTTTTGCTGccagattcacttgttactcttggtggttgccgccacctagacggcttggagcagcaaggatcatttagcggaggttggtgattgtctccggctccgatcgtggtgattatgaggggtcttgtgccttccccagcggagagccaaaaggtaactctagtggattgctcttgTCATTGaggtacctcacttgtgggttggttcttgcggtgtccaattgtgtggacaaagttcgtgcaacacctcttagccgccgaaccaccaagtgttggtcgacacaatggggactagcgtgccgacaagcacgtgaacctcagaagaaaaattggttgtctattgccctttggtattctcccggtgattgatttagtattcatcttgtgattggttcactcctcttcacgacagtataatcaccctactcactcatttatattcttgcaaactaggtgtggcaagctctttagtgtaattagaattgagagcttgctttgttattttaagttcatctagtggagctctttagagtagcaagattgagagctcttagtgactagtaatattgcaagttgtgtgcctaataatcattgcaactagaattgttggataggtggcttgcgacccttgtagagctaaagcaagtttgtatttcgctatttgtcatactaatcaaattgctctagttgatttgtagatttctaaataggctattcacccccattctagccatattaggacctttcagcgggcgCGGGTCACAGCCGCGGCCGGCGTTTAGGGCGCGTCTGCGGCAAGCACGTAGGACGGCGCCGTGGATAACGTGCGCAGAGGCAAAGGTAGGGAGTCGGCGGCAGAGTCTGAGGCGAGCGCATGTGGGAGCCGAGCGCGTAGGGCGCGGCTACGCCGAGCGCTTAGGCCGACGAGCACGAAGGCGGTGGTCGAGCCGAGCACGGCGGAATCGTCGAGAGAGGACGTTTCTTTTTTTTGGACACACAGGACGGAAGGGGGATGAAAAATGGTGCGCAAGTTGTAGAACTATCTAGAAGTAGCGACGACACATGTGATTGCAGCCCGTAGATGGTAGATCTGGCGGCCGAGAATTGACGGTGACGTGGCCGCACTAGGGGTCAGTAAAATGTAAAATGATGTATGAAAATAAGGGTAACAGTGGATTACTACTACTTTGGAGGACAGAAATTGGATTTGGAAACACCTTTTCTGGAAACTTTAAGCAGGATTTCAAAtaaaattcaaaattatgaattaTTTATCTCAGCCTAAAATCAAAATTTCATCTCGGAAGTTTTGAGTGATCATTATCGTCGAATCCTCTGCGTACAGAGCCATTAGTACGTCTGTGTCTGAACATGGTCGAGCCATTCCAGCTGTCGCCACACTCTGCCAACCGCTACATTTAGAAGTGGACGGCGAGCGGTAACTACTCCGCCTCCTCTGCGTACAGAGCCTTCTTATGTGGAATAACTTCGTtggttggagctaagttcatctGGAGGGCCTCTGTGACGCCAAAGGTGAAGTTCTTCTTTTGGCTTGCTCTCCACGGCTGCTTGTGGACTGCCGAGCACAGGAAACGACATGGCCTTCAATTGGAGGCCAACTACGCGCTATGTGACCAAGACGACAAGACCACCGATCATCTTCTGGCCTCTTGCTCCTTCACGCGCGAGGTCTGGGTCCGCCTCCTCGTGACCGCGGGACTGCAGCAGCTTGGGCCACGCCATGACTCGACCGTGGCCGCGCAGCAGCTTGGCCACGCCATGACTCAGACCGTGGCCAATTGGTGGATGCAGACCCGAGTGGCCTTCCCACAGACGTTCAGGCGCGGCTTCGACTCCCTTGTCCTACTTATCTCTTGGAGAGAATTATCTATTTGACAGTGAAACAAATCAGTGTTTTGTATTTGGCACTTGAAAATTTGAACTTTCCTATTTGGCATCAAGTTAAAATTTCCTTTCTTAAATGGCACTGCCGTCTATTTTCATGGGTCATCTGTTAGTTGACTAGTTTAACTGTGTCAGTTTTTTCCCTCTGTGTCCAATATACCCCTACGTTAGATGCGAAAGACTAAAATTTAGTCGAGCCCCCGGAATCCCGCGGCATCTCTCCGTCGTAGAGGTTAATGTCCGGCACGCTCATGTCCTGCCCCGGCTGGAAGCCCTCCGAGGTGTTGGCATTGCAGAGCGCGCGGATGCCGTTCGCGTACAGCTCCGGATGCCCCATCGACGCCGTAGGACCCTGTGCATATATGTGGCCACCGCAAGTAAGATCTAGTAAAATGGTCGTCAAACCGTTTGCGTCGATCGAGCAAGATGCCAAGATTTCATAGCTAGCGGGCTAGCTGCGACACTGACCCAATCATGGCAGGCGAGCATGAAGTGGTCGGCGCTGGCGGAGCGGTTCTAGTAGGGGTGACGGGACGCGACGACGCGGACGTAGTCGGCGACGATGGCGCGGAGAGGGGTTTTGTCGTAGGTGTTGGGGCGGTACGCGAACTGCACCATCTTGGAGACGCTGAACGGCAGAAAAAAGGCATGGGCGCGCGCGGGTTCCAACGTGCGGACGCCACTGGCTGCCCGACGCTGGCGGCTGCCCTGCCTCGACGACGAAGCTGACGACGGCGCCATGAGCTCGAGCTGCTCGATGAAGCGCCCCTCGATGGTGTAGATGTTCTTGCACGGACCGTCGTGCAGGATCGGTGGCTCGCCATCACGGGCCACGGGCTTTGTAACAGTTTCCACTTGCACGCGCTAATGCCCGCTTTCGAAAAAAAAAATAACGTCGAATCCCCGACTTATAtattaaattaaataaaaaacaaaacgAATACtttggctgtgtttagttcgtgaaatttgggaatttggctactgtagtactttcgtttttatttgtcaattaatgttcaatcgtggactaattaggctcaaaacgttcgtctcacgatttttaaccaaactgtgcaattagtttttttttcgtttacatttaatgctctatgcacgtatcgcaagattcgatataatgactactataacacttttttgaaattttttggaaactaaacacagcctttgtACGGCGCAACCGAGACGCCGAAACGTGCAGTGCAGGCTGCAACCCCTCTCAGCGCCTGTCATTTGTCGCGCCCCACACAGCTCCTCTTGGCGGCGCCCTGACCTGTCCTTTTTCCTCGCCTTCGATCGGCGGCCGCCTCCCTCCTCCACTTccgtcacgccgccgccgccgccaccgccaccgccgccatgaaGGGACCCGGTCTCTTCTCCGACATCGGCAAGAAGGCCAAgggtacttcctcctactcgttTCCTCGCTATCATCGTCGTCATCTCTCTAATTGGCTCGGGTTTCCCCGGTTTGTGGTTTGGTGATCTGCAGATCTACTCACTAAGGACTACACGTACGACCAGAAGCTGACCATCTCCACCGCCAGCGCCTCTGGAGTGGTAAGATCCGATCGCACTCGTGTGATTCCATTTCCATGCTGCCTGGTTCCtgttcgccctgttcgcttgtccgTGCCCGCGATGCCTGATCTGGTTGTGGCTGTGTTCAGCGTCGCGAGGTCGTCGTGCGGTACGCACGCTGGCCGCTAAGTGTGCCTCGTTAGGTGTTTGTTACCTTACTAATTTTGAATCTGCCTTACCAATTTGCCTACGATTTCTGTGGTCGTTGTATCTGTAGTTCTGTGTGTTGGTATTTGAGGGCACAATGTGTCTGGTGCTTGTTAACTGTGTGGCTGAACGATGGAAAATGGTAATTTGGTCATTTTCTTGTAGATTTATGCAGTTGCTTGTTGAGTACTTAACTACTAAGTGAGTACTTAACTACTAAGTGAGTAGTACTTAACTACTaataaggccccgttcgctggtctgaactttggctgaaactggctgaaaacactgttctggctgaattgttgtgagaggaaaacactgttctggctgaaaaaacaagccgaacaagccaaatttaagTTAGCAGGTGTATTTGACATTCTGCGTTCGACCTTTCTTTCCGCTGGTACATTGGTGGTCACGATCTCAGCCTATACTGTTTTGTGAAGTTGCCAAGGTTTATGCTTCTGAAGAAATGAGTTGGTTCTCGGCTTGCTCGTTTTAAATTCTTTTGTTGTTCATGCCTTATTTCTGCATTGAGTCATCATATTAGTCTTTCTGCGTATCTGCCTGCCATTCTGATTACGTAAGTACTGAATAAGTGTAGCTGCTTATATTCTATAGAAGTTGTTAAGGTCATTGTCGGGAATTGGTTTCGGTAAGTTGCACTTTCAGCATTAGTACAATACAATCCTTTAGAAGATTCTATTGTAGCACAACCTATCATGATTTCTCCTGTTGCTGCCTTCTGTTTTCAGTTTTTCACTGTGTTGGCATATGTACATGACATACTCTGTGTTACATTCTTATTTTAATAAATGTTTGGTAGTTCCACTTGCCAAATTTATCATCTCTGTCAGTATCTTATCAACACAAGCACATATATCTGGTGTCACCATGTTTATTGTTTTGAGCGTTGATACCTGCCAGTTAATGTATCCAATGATGGGAATTCAAATTTGTACAGTTACATTTTCTTCCTGCTTTAAACCTGATTTCATTAGTTACTGTACTGAACGTATGCAGTCAAGGATTCGGTTTAGTGTCATTTgatttactatttttttttatttcacaaAATGTGCTGTCACAGCTGTCTCCTATCATTTTGCCCAAAGATATGAATATTATCAATCCATAATCATGTTCTTATAATTAGCTTAAGTTATATTTGGCAAATTGCTGAATCAGACACCCAAAACTGGGTTGGATTCCAGCACCCTTATTGGATATGTCTGTACCAATTTGCCTTTATGCTCTATGATCAGTCTTACTATAGCAACATACCATTCATTGACTGAACTGAACtatcacaaaagctgtctttacTTAAGCATGATATATTAATTAAATTAAAGTGCAAAACTTGGTGATTCAGTAATATATAATATATTGTTGAATTAAATTGTC
It encodes:
- the LOC136468081 gene encoding sulfate transporter 2.1-like, with translation MEASAAVESSATVSVFEVSNKRPDTAKLVLNSPSPPSLREELVGVVGKAFRPRAPGGGRAPCCPWILTALQCVFPVLQWGRTYTLKSFRSDVMAGLTLASLGIPQSIGYANLAKLDPQYGLYTSVVPPLIYAVMGTSREIGIGPVAVVSLLLSSMIQKVVDPAADPATYRSLVFTVTLLAGVFQVSFGLFRLGFLVDFLSHAAIVGFMGGAAIVIGLQQLKGLLGLSHFTNSTDVVSVVKAVCSALHDPWHPGNFLIGCSFLIFILTTPLHPKFIWRASVTPKVKFFFWLALHGCLWTAEHRKRHGLQLEANYALCDQDDKTTDHLLASCSFTREVWVRLLVTAGLQQLGPRHDSTVAAQQLGHAMTQTVANWWMQTRVAFPQTFRRGFDSLVLLISWRELSI